In one Deinococcus detaillensis genomic region, the following are encoded:
- a CDS encoding tyrosine-type recombinase/integrase yields the protein MSQARLWLEPEQRRRDAVRAARDRDLVSLWSLTVAHHTLHSTQGSRHTLRTYRNGLRFWLLFTERHAVGLLRPKADQGSLFARELEAGLLVLERERKTKADAKLGTSRPAPASGPRPLSTSSVNVYLAGARALYRALRWADATDADPFRDVKVKADQVARWDKRFPYPQLTIEVLLQTGDARHRVTVLLGAHAGLRASEMVKLKWSDVELEASRLQVLGKGNKRRWVSLSASLKRALLERRVESADLFVVGGTPEAARLRLRRICLRTNVPFLSLHALRHSAGTRLVKSGRSLQDVARHLGHASVATAEIYAKWADEGLKNELENW from the coding sequence TTGAGTCAGGCTCGGCTGTGGCTGGAGCCGGAGCAGCGTCGCCGCGACGCGGTGCGGGCTGCCCGTGACCGCGATCTGGTGAGCCTATGGTCACTGACGGTGGCCCATCACACTTTGCACAGCACCCAAGGCAGTCGCCACACCCTGCGAACTTACCGCAATGGCCTGCGTTTCTGGCTGCTGTTCACTGAACGGCACGCGGTGGGGTTGCTGCGCCCTAAAGCTGATCAAGGCTCATTGTTTGCCCGTGAACTCGAAGCCGGATTGTTGGTGCTTGAGCGGGAGCGTAAAACTAAAGCGGACGCCAAGTTGGGAACCAGCCGCCCCGCGCCAGCGTCTGGGCCGCGCCCGCTGTCTACTTCCTCGGTCAATGTTTACTTGGCTGGAGCGCGGGCTTTATACCGGGCGCTGCGCTGGGCGGATGCCACTGACGCCGACCCTTTCCGCGATGTGAAGGTCAAGGCCGATCAAGTGGCCCGCTGGGATAAACGCTTTCCGTACCCGCAACTTACCATCGAAGTGCTGCTGCAAACCGGCGACGCTCGACACCGTGTGACCGTTCTCCTCGGTGCACATGCTGGACTGCGGGCTTCAGAGATGGTCAAGCTCAAATGGAGTGATGTAGAACTTGAAGCCAGTCGCTTACAGGTACTGGGCAAGGGCAATAAGCGGCGTTGGGTCAGTCTCTCGGCTTCACTCAAGCGGGCCCTCTTGGAGCGGCGAGTCGAATCGGCTGACCTTTTTGTTGTTGGCGGTACACCTGAAGCGGCTCGTTTACGTCTGCGCCGCATTTGCTTGCGGACGAATGTTCCTTTTTTATCTCTTCACGCTCTGCGTCACAGCGCGGGCACCCGCCTCGTAAAATCGGGGCGTTCGCTGCAAGATGTGGCTCGCCATCTAGGACACGCTTCGGTGGCGACGGCGGAGATTTATGCCAAATGGGCGGATGAGGGGCTTAAGAATGAGCTGGAGAACTGGTGA
- a CDS encoding DUF1175 family protein, translating to MIQRLRDQLWPMCWLGLLLGLGGWVSAADPIFTGTAPLSVSSVADSDRDGYPDAAELVGQDRERFADWFASIAQSQYYGMNKDWLPADRDCGGLLRYAFINALMPHNAAWRSKFKFLPRPQSGDVQAFGYPLPIISRSVFRTAGGAYQVGDIEAGKLVGRTGVQYLANYSMVRVSREMAAAKRGDLLIFIRPDLRSYHSMVYLGGGNVVYHTGASPAEGGEVRLLTVQSLLRYAERAFHPASSNPNFLGVYRWKILN from the coding sequence GTGATTCAGCGTCTGCGGGACCAACTTTGGCCGATGTGTTGGCTCGGTTTACTGCTCGGTTTGGGCGGCTGGGTCAGTGCTGCCGACCCCATTTTTACCGGTACAGCGCCGCTTTCCGTGAGCAGCGTGGCCGACTCTGACCGCGACGGTTACCCTGACGCCGCCGAACTGGTGGGCCAAGACCGTGAGCGCTTCGCCGATTGGTTTGCCTCCATTGCCCAGAGCCAGTATTACGGCATGAACAAAGACTGGCTGCCCGCTGACCGCGACTGCGGCGGGCTGCTGCGCTACGCTTTTATCAATGCCCTGATGCCACACAACGCCGCGTGGCGCTCCAAATTCAAGTTTTTGCCGCGTCCCCAATCAGGCGACGTGCAGGCTTTCGGGTACCCACTGCCGATCATCAGCCGCTCGGTGTTCCGCACAGCGGGCGGGGCTTATCAGGTGGGCGACATCGAGGCGGGCAAGCTGGTCGGGCGCACGGGGGTGCAGTACCTCGCAAACTATTCGATGGTCAGGGTTTCTCGGGAGATGGCGGCGGCCAAACGCGGCGACCTGCTGATTTTTATTCGGCCTGACTTGCGCTCGTATCACAGCATGGTGTACTTGGGCGGCGGCAACGTCGTCTACCACACCGGGGCCAGCCCAGCCGAGGGCGGCGAGGTGCGGCTGCTGACCGTACAGAGCTTGCTGAGATACGCCGAGCGGGCCTTTCATCCGGCCAGCAGCAATCCCAACTTTCTGGGCGTCTACCGCTGGAAGATTTTGAATTAA
- a CDS encoding PQQ-dependent sugar dehydrogenase, protein MNKQTSYWQRGCLLVAALAAASALAQNGSQVQLLKVGSGFERPTSITNAADGSGRLFVVEQGGLVKVLRGTQVEAQPFLDVRSLTRAGGERGLLGLAFDPKFSQNGRLFVDYTNLNGDTVIARYTAVSGKVSPASAKVLLTIKQPYSNHNGGQLAFGPDGFLYIGMGDGGSGGDPQNNAQNLGSLLGKLLRLDVRGGSYTVPKDNPFVNTAGARGEIFAYGLRNPWRFSFSSAGLLIADVGQNKYEEINFLPKGSAGGENYGWRLKEAAACYQPASNCNSAKTKLQDPILSYDHTQGNSVTGGYVYRGQVLPALRGQYIYGDFGSGTIWAAAPSGAKWKTNKVLDTELSIATFGESEAGELYLADYGSGTVYQFVAK, encoded by the coding sequence ATGAATAAACAAACCTCGTACTGGCAGCGCGGCTGTCTTCTGGTCGCCGCACTCGCTGCCGCATCAGCCTTGGCACAGAACGGTAGTCAAGTCCAACTTCTCAAAGTCGGCAGCGGATTTGAGCGCCCCACCAGTATCACCAACGCTGCGGACGGTTCAGGGCGGCTGTTCGTGGTTGAACAAGGTGGACTGGTGAAGGTGCTGCGCGGCACTCAAGTCGAAGCGCAACCTTTCTTAGACGTACGCAGCTTGACCCGTGCAGGCGGTGAGCGCGGCCTACTGGGACTGGCTTTCGATCCCAAATTTAGTCAGAACGGCAGACTTTTCGTGGACTACACCAACCTCAACGGCGACACTGTTATTGCGCGGTATACCGCCGTGAGTGGCAAAGTGAGTCCCGCTTCAGCCAAAGTGCTGCTCACCATCAAGCAACCGTACAGTAATCACAACGGCGGGCAGCTCGCCTTTGGACCAGACGGCTTTCTCTACATTGGCATGGGCGACGGCGGCAGCGGCGGCGATCCACAGAACAATGCCCAGAATTTGGGAAGTCTACTCGGCAAACTCTTGCGGCTGGACGTGCGCGGTGGAAGCTACACCGTTCCTAAAGACAATCCATTTGTCAACACAGCTGGAGCACGCGGAGAGATTTTTGCTTACGGGCTGCGCAATCCTTGGCGCTTCAGCTTCAGCTCGGCCGGATTACTGATCGCCGATGTGGGCCAAAATAAATACGAAGAAATCAACTTTCTTCCAAAAGGCAGTGCGGGCGGTGAGAATTACGGCTGGCGTTTGAAGGAAGCTGCCGCTTGTTATCAGCCCGCTTCCAACTGCAACTCAGCCAAAACGAAGTTACAAGACCCTATCCTGAGTTATGACCACACCCAGGGCAACTCGGTAACGGGCGGTTATGTTTACCGGGGCCAAGTTTTACCAGCCCTGCGCGGTCAGTATATCTATGGCGATTTTGGCAGCGGCACCATCTGGGCCGCCGCACCAAGCGGCGCAAAGTGGAAGACCAACAAAGTGCTGGACACCGAATTGAGCATCGCGACTTTTGGTGAGAGCGAGGCAGGTGAGTTGTATTTGGCCGATTACGGATCAGGAACGGTCTACCAGTTTGTGGCGAAGTGA